A stretch of the Gracilinanus agilis isolate LMUSP501 chromosome 4, AgileGrace, whole genome shotgun sequence genome encodes the following:
- the LOC123246082 gene encoding vascular endothelial zinc finger 1-like, translating into MQPGTFPAPLALGTQPVEGFPSGTGTGWDGSPGAQPAREPRGDRGVRRRPPGARGCVCVCRGREGARGLGVTPGPPAGTHPLPLSPRRGREEVGPLSPARPSPSVQGVSSDPRLPLFFPLWAHEASHHQQQAAQNSLLPLLSSAVEPPDQKPLLPLPITQKPQAPPETLKDAIGIKKEKPKTSFVCTYCSKAFRDSYHLRRHESCHTGIKLVSRSKKTPTTVVPLISTIAGDNSRTSLVSTIAGILSTVTTSSSGTNPSSSATSTVMPVTQTVKKPSKPVKKNHACEMCGKAFRDVYHLNRHKLSHSDEKPFECPICNQRFKRKDRMTYHVRSHEGGITKPYTCSVCGKGFSRPDHLSCHVKHVHSTERPFKCQTCTAAFATKDRLRTHMVRHEGKVSCNICGKLLSAAYITSHLKTHGQSQSINCNTCKQGINKTCMNEETSNQKQQQQQQQQQHVTSWPGKQVETLRLWEEAVKARKKEAANLCQTSTAATTPVTLTTPFNITSSVSSGTMSNPVTVAAAMSMRSPVNVSSAVNITSPMNIGHPVTITSPLSMTSPLTLTTPVNLPTPVTAPVNIAHPVTITSPMNLPTPMTLAAPLNIAMRPVESMPFLPQALPTSPPW; encoded by the exons ATGCAGCCGGGGACTTTCCCCGCCCCCCTCGCCCTGGGAACCCAGCCAGTTGAAGGCTTCCCCAGCGGGACGGGCACCGGGTGGGACGGAAGCCCGGGCGCCCAG CCCGCCCGGGAGCCGCGGGGCGACCGAGGTGTGAGGAGGCGGCCTCCCGGGGCGCGagggtgtgtgtgcgtgtgccGGGGCAGAGAGGGGGCCCGCGGCCTGGGGGTGACCCCCGGGCCTCCCGCGGGCACTCACCCCCTTCCCCTCTCGCCccgaaggggaagggaggaggtcGGCCCGCTGTCACCAGCCCG GCCATCTCCGAGTGTGCAGGGGGTGTCCTCGGACCCCCGGCTCCCcctgttttttcccctctgg GCCCACGAAGCCTCCCATCACCAACAGCAGGCAGCACAGAACAGCTTGCTGCCCCTCCTGAGCTCTGCTGTGGAGCCCCCTGATCAGAAGCCGTTGCTTCCATTACCAATAACTCAGAAACCTCAGGCACCACCAGAAACATTAAAGGATGCCAttgggattaaaaaagaaaaacctaaaaccTCCTTTGTGTGCACTTACTGCAGTAAAGCTTTCAGGGACAGCTACCACCTGAGGCGCCATGAGTCCTGCCACACTGGGATAAAGTTAGTGTCACGGTCAAAGAAAACCCCTACCACGGTGGTACCTCTTATTTCTACCATCGCTGGAGACAACAGCCGAACTTCGTTGGTCTCAACCATTGCAGGCATCTTGTCAACAGTCACTACATCTTCCTCTGGCACTAACCCTAGCAGCAGTGCCACTTCCACTGTTATGCCAGTGACACAGACAGTCAAGAAGCCCAGTAAGCCAGTCAAGAAGAACCATGCTTGCGAGATGTGTGGGAAGGCCTTCAGAGATGTCTATCACCTTAACCGGCACAAGCTCTCTCATTCAGATGAGAAGCCCTTTGAATGTCCTATTTGCAATCAACGCTTCAAGAGGAAGGATCGGATGACTTACCATGTGAGGTCTCATGAAGGAGGCATCACCAAACCATATACTTGCAGTGTTTGTGGGAAAGGCTTCTCGAG GCCGGACCACTTAAGCTGTCATGTAAAACATGTCCATTCAACAGAGAGACCCTTCAAATGCCAA ACATGCACTGCTGCCTTTGCCACCAAAGACAGACTACGGACACATATGGTTCGCCATGAAGGAAAGGTATCTTGTAATATCTGTGGTAAACTTCTGAGTGCAGCATATATCACCAGCCACTTAAAGACACATGGGCAGAGCCAAAGTATCAACTGTAATACATGTAAACAAGGCATCAATAAAA CATGCATGAATGAAGAGACCAGCAACCagaagcagcagcaacagcagcagcagcagcagcatgtgACCAGCTGGCCAGGGAAGCAGGTAGAGACACTGAGATTGTGGGAAGAAGCTGTCAAGGCAAGGAAGAAAG AAGCTGCTAACCTGTGCCAAACTTCCACGGCTGCTACAACACCTGTGACTCTTACTACTCCATTCAATATAACTTCCTCTGTGTCGTCTGGGACGATGTCAAACCCAGTCACAGTGGCAGCTGCAATGAGCATGAGAAGTCCAGTAAATGTTTCAAGTGCAGTTAATATAACCAGCCCAATGAATATAGGGCATCCTGTAACTATAACCAGTCCACTATCCATGACCTCTCCACTAACACTCACCACCCCAGTCAACCTCCCCACCCCAGTCACTGCCCCAGTGAATATAGCACACCCAGTCACTATCACATCCCCAATGAACCTACCCACACCAATGACATTAGCTGCCCCACTAAATATAGCAATGAGACCTGTAGAGAGCATGCCTTTCTTACCCCAAGCTTTGCCCACATCACCACCTTGGTAA
- the MTMR4 gene encoding myotubularin-related protein 4, with amino-acid sequence MSLTARVSCSMLSCFGEEGPPSLEYIQAKDLFPPKELVKEEENLQVPFTVLQGEGVEFLGRAADALIAISNYRLHIKFKDSVINVPLRMIDSVESRDMFQLHIACKDSKVVRCHFSTFKQCQEWLSRLSRATARPAKPEDLFAFAYHAWCLGLTEEEQHTHLCQPGEHVRCRQEAELVRMGFDLHNVWRVSHINSNYKLCPSYPQKLLVPVWITDKELENVASFRSWKRIPVVVYRHLRNGAAIARCSQPEISWWGWRNADDEYLVTSIAKACALDPGVRAPGGVPFNGNSEGSETCDADFDSSLTACSGVESTGAPQKLLILDARSYTAAVANRAKGGGCECEEYYPNCEVVFMGMANIHSIRNSFQYLRAVCSQMPDPSNWLSALESTKWLQHLSVMLKAAVLVSNTVDREGRPVLVHCSDGWDRTPQIVALAKILLDPYYRTLEGFQVLVESDWLDFGHKFGDRCGHQENAEDQNEQCPVFLQWLDSVHQLLKQFPCLFEFNEAFLVKLVQHTYSCLYGTFLANNPWEREMRNIYKRTCSVWSLLRAGNKNFHNFLYVPGSELVLHPVCHVRALHLWTAVYLPASSPCTLGEDSMDLYLPPVSQSQEFTGRSLDRLPKTRSVDDLFSACDTSSALTRTSSDPNLNNHCQEARVGLEPWHSNSEGTDIPLVEHGPGGPQQPMGELGHLHPLPSNQKDCFSNNTLKNHKNCPLSYKLLNSMVLQQAKSHPCDTEIKDLEETKDSEPITSSPALDKPCRTYDGVGDHPHKNSPKKSSASVLSQVVSSECNGIFKLPESFCQDSPPDQGILEQTPLDPMPGVPCRDAPDHGLGIFHNPPSIACHTLPDPLLGPPCQDLSDSVSNITQEQQLNTRLEPAHWEEDVGQRGNARNGPLWENPRFGKRPLELVRKPVSQSQTSEFSFLGSNWDSFQGMVTSLPNGETPRHLLSYGCCSKRSNNKQIRGSGPYVGGQWAQREGVKSPVCSKHSSGHCTGSAGKNSRTWLSGHPKQVSSTKPIPLICSSPVPPFYLDDDGLPFPTDVIQHRLRQIEAGYKQEVELLRRQVRELQMRLDIRHCCAPPAEPPMDYEDDFTCLKESDGSDTEDFGSDHSEDCLSEASWEPVDKKETEVTRWVPDHMASHCYNCDCEFWLAKRRHHCRNCGNVFCAGCCHLKLPIPDQQLYDPVLVCNSCYEHIQVSRARELMSQHLKKPIATASS; translated from the exons ATGAGCCTGACTGCCCGAGTCTCCTGTTCAATGCTCAGCTGCTTT GGTGAGGAGGGGCCCCCCAGCCTGGAGTATATCCAAGCCAAGGATCTGTTTCCCCCCAAGGAGCtagtgaaggaagaagaaaatctgcAG GTGCCCTTCACAGTGCTACAGGGGGAGGGGGTAGAGTTCCTAGGCCGAGCAGCTGATGCCCTTATTGCCATCTCCAACTACCGGTTACACATCAAGTTCAAAGACTCGGTCATTAAT GTGCCCTTGAGGATGATTGACAGTGTGGAAAGCCGGGACATGTTTCAGTTGCACATTGCCTGCAAGGACTCCAAGGTGGTGAG GTGCCACTTTTCTACTTTCAAGCAGTGCCAAGAGTGGTTGTCAAGGTTGAGCCGAGCCACAGCAAGACCTGCCAAACCTGAGGACCTTTTTGCCTTTGCCTATCATGCCTGGTGCCTGGGTTTGACCGAGGAGGAGCAGCACACCCACCTTTGCCAGCCAG GAGAGCATGTACGATGCCGGCAGGAGGCAGAGCTGGTCAGGATGGGGTTTGACCTGCACAACGTCTGGAGAGTCTCTCACATCAACAGCAACTACAA GTTGTGTCCTAGTTATCCCCAGAAATTGTTGGTTCCCGTGTGGATCACAGATAAGGAACTGGAGAATGTGGCTTCTTTCCGTTCGTGGAAGCGGATCCCTGTTGTGGTGTATAG GCACTTGCGCAATGGGGCTGCGATTGCCCGCTGCAGCCAGCCAGAGATCAGCTGGTGGGGTTGGCGCAATGCTGATGATGAGTACCTGGTTACGTCTATTGCCAAAGCCTGTGCCCTAGATCCTGGGGTGAGGGCCCCTGGGGGTGTCCCCTTCAATGGGAACAGTGAGGGAAGTGAAACATGTGATGCTGACTTTG ATTCCTCTCTTACAGCATGCTCTGGGGTAGAGAGCACTGGAGCTCCTCAGAAACTGCTCATCTTAGATGCTCGATCTTACACAGCGGCAGTGGCCAACCGGGCCAAAGGTGGAGGCTGTGAATGTGAAG AGTACTATCCCAACTGTGAAGTGGTGTTCATGGGAATGGCCAATATCCATTCCATTCGGAACAGCTTCCAGTACCTCCGAGCTGTCTGCAGTCAGATGCCAGACCCTAGCAA TTGGCTGTCGGCATTGGAGAGCACCAAATGGCTGCAACACTTGTCAGTGATGTTGAAGGCAGCAGTGTTGGTGTCAAACACGGTGGATCGGGAGGGCCGGCCAGTTCTGGTGCATTGTTCAGATGGCTGGGACCGTACTCCCCAGATTGTAGCCCTGGCAAAGATCCTCTTGGATCCCTACTATAGGACTTTGGAG GGCTTCCAAGTGTTGGTGGAGTCTGACTGGCTGGACTTTGGTCACAAATTTGGTGATCGGTGTGGTCACCAAGAGAATGCAGAGGATCAGAATGAACAGTGTCCAGTGTTTCTCCAGTGGCTCGATTCAGTTCATCAGCTGCTTAAGCAGTTCCCTTGTCTTTTTGAATTTAATGAAGCCTTCTTG GTAAAACTAGTACAGCACACATACTCCTGTCTCTATGGTACATTCCTGGCCAACAACCCATGGGAGCGAGAGATGCGCAACATTTATAAGAGGACCTGTTCTGTGTGGTCCCTTCTCCGAGCAGGCAACAAGAATTTCCACAACTTTCTTTATGTTCCGGGTTCAGAGCTG GTCCTCCATCCTGTGTGTCACGTGCGGGCCCTACATCTTTGGACAGCTGTGTACCTTCCAGCATCATCTCCATGTACCCTTGGGGAAGATAGCATGGACCTTTACCTTCCTCCAGTATCTCAGAGTCAGGAATTCACTGGCCGATCTCTGGACAG GTTACCTAAAACAAGGTCCGTGGATGATCTATTTTCTGCCTGTGACACCAGCAGTGCACTGACTCGAACATCTAGTGATCCCAACCTGAATAACCATTGTCAGGAGGCCAGGGTAGGCCTGGAGCCCTGGCACAGTAATTCTGAAGGAACAGATATACCCTTAGTGGAACATGGGCCAGGAGGGCCTCAGCAGCCAATGGGGGAACTGGGCCATCTTCATCCCCTGCCCAGCAACCAAAAAGACTGTTtcagcaataatactttgaagaATCATAAAAATTGCCCCCTGAGTTACAAATTGTTAAATAGCATGGTACTCCAACAAGCAAAGAGCCACCCCTGTGATACTGAAATCAAAGACCTGGAAGAAACTAAGGACTCTGAACCGATTACAAGCTCTCCTGCTCTGGATAAGCCTTGTAGGACTTATGATGGTGTTGGGGATCATCCACATAAAAACAGTCCGAAGAAAAGTTCTGCCAGTGTGCTCTCCCAAGTTGTTTCCTCTGAATGTAATGGAATCTTTAAACTTCCGGAGTCCTTCTGTCAGGATTCCCCTCCTGATCAAGGCATTCTTGAACAAACTCCCCTAGACCCCATGCCAGGCGTGCCCTGCAGAGATGCTCCAGACCATGGTTTGGGTATCTTTCATAACCCACCAAGTATTGCCTGCCATACTCTTCCAGACCCACTTCTGGGTCCTCCTTGCCAAGACCTTTCAGACTCTGTGTCAAATATCACCCAGGAGCAGCAGCTGAATACTCGGCTAGAACCTGCCCATTGGGAGGAAGATGTTGGTCAAAGAGGGAATGCTAGAAATGGGCCATTATGGGAGAATCCTCGCTTTGGCAAAAGGCCATTGGAATTGGTCCGAAAGCCAGTTTCACAGAGCCAGACAAgcgaattttcatttttgggttCCAACTGGGACAGTTTCCAGGGAATGGTGACTTCACTCCCAAATGGGGAGACCCCTAGACATCTGCTTTCCTATGGCTGTTGCAGTAAGAGATCAAACAATAAGCAGATACGGGGGTCAGGGCCCTATGTTGGTGGCCAGTGGGCTCAGAGAGAAGGTGTGAAGTCACCTGTTTGTTCTAAGCATTCCAGTGGACACTGTACTGGTTCAGCAGGAAAAAATAGCCGGACATGGCTATCTGGTCATCCCAAACAGGTATCTAGTAcaaagcctattccactgatttgCTCTTCTCCGGTGCCTCCTTTCTACCTGGATGATGATGGCCTCCCCTTCCCCACGGATGTGATCCAGCATAGATTGCGGCAAATTGAAGCAGGATACAAGCAAGAGGTAGAGCTGCTACGGAGGCAGGTTCGTGAACTTCAGATGAGACTGGATATCCGTCATTGCTGTGCCCCTCCAGCAGAGCCACCCATGGACTATGAGGATGACTTT ACATGTTTGAAAGAGTCAGATGGCAGCGACACAGAGGATTTTGGCTCTGATCACAGTGAGGATTGCCTTTCTGAAGCAAGCTGGGAACCTGTTGataagaaagaaactgag gTAACTCGTTGGGTTCCAGACCATATGGCATCCCACTGCTATAACTGTGACTGTGAATTCTGGCTGGCCAAACGGAGACACCACTGCAG AAATTGTGGGAATGTGTTCTGTGCTGGATGCTGCCACTTGAAGCTGCCCATTCCTGACCAACAGCTCTATGACCCAGTTCTTGTTTGTAACTCATGTTACGAACACATCCAAGTGTCACGTGCCAGGGAACTCATGAGCCAACATCTGAAGAAACCCATTGCTACAGCTTCTAGTTGA